From the Serratia nematodiphila DZ0503SBS1 genome, one window contains:
- a CDS encoding MBL fold metallo-hydrolase, with the protein MKRINRYYDAAKAHHTPEGFRNLEPSRRQEGDLRRWQDERKRQGLPRPPQQGYAQFTQRWWQPADLSGSDDSVWWLGHASMLLRLSGRYILIDPVLSERASPLSFYGPKRRTPPPLTVGQLPAVDVVLISHNHYDHLDRRTVRQLARRFPQAEFIVPLGLKRWFRRYRLKVHELDWWQSLSLGELTVYATPARHWSMRTLWDRNRSLWCGWVIHHPALRFYFSGDSGYSERLAEIGQRLGPFDVAALPIGAYAPRWFMQEQHMDPQQSVALYRELNQPRAIPIHWGVFELADESLDEPPQQLNLALSEAGLEQHQFLPLKIGERIALQGSSPALPNHPAAQRDE; encoded by the coding sequence ATGAAAAGAATCAACCGTTATTACGACGCGGCCAAGGCGCATCATACGCCGGAGGGATTTCGCAACCTGGAACCTTCGCGGCGCCAGGAGGGCGATCTTCGGCGTTGGCAAGATGAACGCAAGCGGCAGGGGCTGCCCAGGCCGCCGCAGCAGGGTTACGCGCAATTTACCCAGCGCTGGTGGCAGCCTGCCGATCTCAGTGGCAGCGACGACAGCGTCTGGTGGTTGGGGCATGCCTCGATGCTATTGCGATTGAGCGGCCGCTATATCCTGATCGATCCGGTATTGTCCGAACGTGCATCGCCGCTGAGCTTTTACGGCCCAAAGCGCAGAACGCCGCCGCCGTTGACGGTGGGGCAACTGCCGGCGGTGGATGTGGTACTGATCTCCCATAACCATTATGACCACCTCGACAGGCGCACGGTACGGCAATTGGCGCGGCGTTTCCCGCAGGCTGAGTTCATCGTGCCGTTGGGGTTGAAGCGCTGGTTTCGACGCTACCGGCTGAAGGTGCATGAACTGGACTGGTGGCAGAGCCTGTCACTGGGCGAGCTGACGGTCTATGCCACGCCGGCGCGGCACTGGAGCATGCGCACGCTGTGGGATCGCAATCGCTCGCTGTGGTGCGGGTGGGTGATCCACCATCCGGCGCTACGGTTTTATTTTTCCGGCGACAGCGGTTATTCGGAACGGCTGGCGGAGATCGGTCAACGGCTGGGGCCGTTCGACGTGGCTGCGCTGCCGATCGGCGCCTATGCGCCGCGCTGGTTTATGCAGGAGCAGCATATGGATCCGCAGCAGTCGGTGGCGCTGTATCGCGAGCTGAATCAGCCGCGAGCCATTCCCATCCATTGGGGAGTATTTGAACTGGCGGATGAGTCGCTGGACGAACCGCCGCAGCAGCTGAACCTGGCCCTGAGCGAGGCGGGGTTGGAGCAGCATCAATTCCTCCCGCTGAAGATTGGCGAGCGCATCGCGTTGCAGGGCTCATCGCCTGCGTTACCTAATCACCCGGCGGCGCAGCGGGATGAATAA
- a CDS encoding DUF2627 domain-containing protein: protein MCGIFSKEVLSKDVSVEYRFSADPYLSASSSNDSSLSM from the coding sequence ATGTGTGGCATTTTCAGTAAAGAAGTTCTGAGTAAAGACGTTAGCGTTGAATACCGCTTCTCTGCCGATCCTTATCTTAGTGCCTCAAGCAGTAACGACTCTAGTTTGTCTATGTAA
- the cspE gene encoding transcription antiterminator/RNA stability regulator CspE: MAKIKGQVKWFNESKGFGFITPADGSKDVFVHFSAIQGNGFKTLAEGQNVEFEIQDGQKGPSAVNVTAI, translated from the coding sequence ATGGCAAAGATCAAAGGTCAAGTTAAGTGGTTCAACGAGTCTAAAGGTTTCGGTTTCATCACCCCGGCTGACGGCAGCAAAGACGTGTTCGTACACTTCTCTGCAATCCAGGGTAACGGCTTCAAAACCCTGGCTGAAGGCCAGAACGTTGAGTTCGAAATCCAAGATGGCCAGAAAGGCCCATCTGCAGTAAACGTTACTGCTATCTAA
- the pgeF gene encoding peptidoglycan editing factor PgeF: MSDRSALLDAVPHIQHGFGSKLALLPGHLLPYSATLPEKKQVHGTRIVDVLQPAQACGEADGFYTRQPGILLSVLTADCLPVLFSRRDGSAIAAVHAGWRGLLDGILEQMAARIRQDGDTADWVVSIGPAAGPCCYEVDEALVESFKQRLPLPATLISPHYRHLDLAAIAEYKLAALGFAAVDRAGSCTICTPDVDPQRPQRFKYTSHRRNSHRRAQDPTHPGIKDRNQYAGIIIATG; the protein is encoded by the coding sequence ATGAGCGATCGTTCCGCGCTGCTCGATGCGGTGCCCCACATTCAGCACGGCTTCGGCAGCAAACTCGCGCTGCTGCCCGGGCATCTGCTGCCCTACAGCGCCACGCTGCCGGAAAAAAAACAGGTGCACGGCACCCGCATCGTCGATGTGCTGCAGCCGGCGCAGGCATGCGGCGAGGCCGATGGTTTCTATACTCGCCAGCCCGGCATTCTGCTCAGCGTACTGACGGCGGACTGTTTGCCGGTGCTGTTCAGCCGCCGTGACGGCAGCGCCATCGCTGCGGTGCACGCCGGCTGGCGCGGGCTGCTGGACGGCATTCTGGAACAGATGGCAGCACGCATTCGCCAGGACGGCGACACCGCCGATTGGGTCGTCTCCATCGGCCCTGCCGCCGGCCCGTGCTGCTACGAAGTCGATGAAGCGCTGGTGGAGAGTTTTAAACAGCGCCTGCCGCTGCCCGCCACGCTGATCAGCCCGCATTACCGGCATCTCGATTTGGCCGCAATTGCCGAATACAAGCTGGCGGCGCTCGGCTTCGCCGCCGTTGACCGCGCCGGCAGTTGCACCATCTGCACGCCGGACGTCGACCCACAGCGGCCGCAGCGCTTCAAATACACCAGCCATCGCCGCAACAGCCACCGGCGCGCGCAGGATCCGACGCATCCGGGGATCAAAGACCGCAACCAGTACGCCGGCATCATCATCGCCACCGGATGA